From one Lysinibacillus sp. G4S2 genomic stretch:
- a CDS encoding nucleotide kinase → MNGNVTYYFGHALTGQGIKHLYKEMMAEAELVYILQGAPTFKGSELLKELGYFYVKQGLSVEWFKHALLEDVVEAVYVRGCNRLFVWSSEWGIEPIFLGTKHRVMSFYDCLEENQLEKIGEQLSDAMKERELWRKKCIWMLDRAIKIHDDWEIVTQSCMNWQALNDQVDILKTDVFQTMVLNKTGMRTHRLLGTLTPRGAENTVESMTKNLTRRLMIKGKPGTGKSSLMKGIADEANARGLDAQIVWCGLDASSVDMVIIPELNFCIFDSTEPHVFDPQDGRLGDEIFDIGKHCALSQEAEAKIEDIRAKYKEAIQDAMGYSKRYAEAEYTVRRLLDNCISSSHWREKTAPLFERLTK, encoded by the coding sequence CAGAATTAGTTTATATTTTGCAGGGCGCGCCGACGTTTAAAGGATCGGAGCTGCTTAAAGAGCTCGGTTATTTTTATGTCAAGCAGGGCTTATCAGTGGAGTGGTTTAAGCATGCTTTGCTAGAGGATGTTGTGGAGGCTGTGTACGTTCGAGGGTGTAATCGACTATTTGTATGGTCATCGGAATGGGGGATTGAACCAATTTTTCTCGGAACAAAGCATCGTGTAATGTCATTTTACGATTGTTTAGAAGAAAACCAGCTTGAAAAAATTGGTGAACAGCTCTCTGATGCAATGAAGGAACGAGAATTATGGCGTAAGAAATGTATTTGGATGCTTGATAGAGCTATAAAGATTCATGATGATTGGGAAATAGTCACACAGAGCTGTATGAACTGGCAAGCATTAAATGACCAAGTGGATATTTTAAAGACAGATGTTTTCCAAACAATGGTCTTAAATAAAACAGGAATGCGCACACATCGTTTACTTGGAACATTAACACCAAGGGGCGCCGAAAATACAGTAGAAAGCATGACAAAAAATTTAACTAGAAGATTAATGATTAAAGGCAAGCCAGGTACAGGTAAATCTTCTTTAATGAAGGGAATAGCAGATGAAGCAAATGCGAGAGGGTTAGATGCACAAATTGTTTGGTGTGGCTTAGATGCGAGCTCTGTTGACATGGTCATTATCCCGGAATTAAATTTCTGCATCTTTGATAGTACAGAGCCACATGTATTTGATCCACAGGATGGAAGACTAGGAGATGAAATCTTTGATATAGGAAAACATTGTGCGCTTTCACAGGAAGCGGAGGCTAAAATCGAGGATATACGGGCAAAGTATAAAGAAGCCATTCAGGATGCAATGGGTTATTCCAAGCGATATGCCGAAGCAGAGTATACAGTTCGTCGATTATTAGATAATTGTATATCGTCATCTCATTGGCGAGAAAAAACGGCCCCACTTTTCGAAAGATTAACAAAGTAA
- a CDS encoding glycine C-acetyltransferase: MIRLSKVLNAFLDENLQALHNQGLYNEIDPVEGANGPIIQVRGKNLINLSSNNYLGLATNEELKRIAKETIDKYGVGAGAVRTINGTLDLHVKLEEKLAEFKGTEAAISYQSGFNCNMAAISAVMDKNDAILSDQLNHASIIDGCRLSRAKIIAYNHSDMDDLRTKAKEATESGLYNKIMVITDGVFSMDGDIAKLPEIVEIAKEFDLITYVDDAHGSGVTGKGKGTVKHFGLEKEIDFQIGTLSKAIGVVGGYVAGKKNLIDWLKVRSRPFLFSTALPPGDVAAITAAVQMLIDSTELHDKLWENGNYLKAGLAKLGFNIGESETPITPCIIGDEKLTQEFSHRLFEEGVYAKSIVFPTVPKGTGRVRNMPTAAHTKEMLDDALAIYEKVGRELGVIQ; the protein is encoded by the coding sequence ATGATACGCTTGTCGAAAGTATTGAATGCATTTTTAGATGAAAACCTACAAGCCTTACACAATCAAGGCTTATACAATGAAATTGATCCAGTAGAAGGAGCAAACGGACCGATCATTCAGGTGCGTGGCAAAAACCTAATCAATCTATCTTCAAACAATTATCTTGGCTTAGCAACAAATGAAGAATTAAAGCGTATTGCCAAAGAAACAATTGATAAATATGGCGTGGGAGCTGGCGCAGTTCGTACGATTAACGGCACGCTTGATTTACACGTAAAATTGGAGGAAAAGCTTGCTGAATTTAAAGGAACAGAGGCAGCTATTTCTTACCAATCAGGCTTTAACTGTAATATGGCGGCTATTTCAGCTGTAATGGATAAAAATGATGCGATTCTTTCGGACCAATTAAACCATGCATCCATTATTGATGGCTGTCGTTTATCACGTGCGAAAATTATTGCCTATAATCACTCGGATATGGACGATTTACGTACAAAGGCAAAAGAAGCAACAGAATCAGGCTTATACAATAAAATCATGGTTATTACGGATGGCGTATTCTCAATGGATGGTGATATTGCCAAATTACCAGAAATTGTTGAGATTGCGAAAGAGTTTGATTTAATTACGTATGTTGATGATGCACACGGCTCAGGTGTAACTGGTAAAGGGAAGGGTACAGTGAAGCATTTCGGTTTAGAAAAAGAAATCGACTTCCAAATTGGTACACTGTCTAAAGCAATTGGCGTTGTTGGTGGATATGTAGCTGGTAAAAAGAATTTAATTGACTGGCTAAAAGTACGTTCACGTCCATTTTTATTCTCAACAGCATTACCACCAGGCGATGTTGCTGCGATTACAGCGGCAGTGCAAATGCTGATTGACTCAACAGAGCTTCACGATAAGCTTTGGGAAAATGGCAACTATTTAAAAGCGGGTCTTGCTAAGTTAGGCTTTAATATTGGCGAATCTGAAACACCGATTACACCATGTATTATTGGCGATGAAAAGCTTACGCAGGAGTTTTCACATCGTTTATTTGAAGAAGGTGTCTACGCGAAATCAATCGTTTTCCCAACGGTTCCTAAAGGCACAGGACGTGTTCGTAATATGCCTACAGCGGCGCACACAAAAGAAATGCTAGACGATGCGCTAGCAATCTATGAAAAAGTTGGCCGTGAGCTAGGTGTAATTCAATAA
- a CDS encoding pyridoxal phosphate-dependent aminotransferase has product MEFSKKLQQLPTQFFAALVQKVNAALAEGRDVINLGQGNPDQPTPPHITKALQEAVENPQNHKYSPFRGLAELRQAAADFYKREYNVDIDPETEVAILGGTKIGLVELPLAVLNPGDTILLPDPGYPDYLSGVVLGDVHFEVMPLFAENSFLPDYHALSDKAKEKAKLLYLNYPNNPTGGTATLEFFEETVRFAKEHNIIVSHDFAYGAIGFDGNKPISFLQADGAKDVGIEMYTLSKTYNMAGWRIGFAVGNPDIIAAINLIQDHLFCSQFPAVQQAAAVALTTSQSCADELRATYERRRNVLIEEAQRIGWQVTAPKGSFFAWLPVPLGYTSEQFADLLLDKANIAVAAGNGFGQYGEGYVRVGLLVSEERLREAISRIEKLNLFSS; this is encoded by the coding sequence ATGGAATTCTCAAAAAAACTACAGCAACTCCCAACTCAATTTTTTGCAGCACTCGTGCAAAAAGTAAACGCTGCTCTAGCAGAAGGGCGCGATGTTATCAATCTTGGTCAAGGTAATCCAGATCAACCCACTCCTCCACACATTACTAAAGCACTACAGGAGGCAGTTGAAAATCCTCAAAATCATAAATACTCTCCATTTCGTGGTTTAGCAGAGTTACGTCAAGCAGCAGCTGATTTTTACAAACGTGAATACAATGTTGACATTGATCCCGAGACTGAGGTAGCTATTCTCGGTGGTACGAAAATTGGTCTTGTTGAGCTACCGTTAGCTGTTTTAAATCCTGGCGATACAATACTATTACCTGATCCTGGCTATCCAGACTACTTATCAGGTGTCGTATTAGGTGATGTTCATTTTGAAGTCATGCCACTTTTTGCAGAAAATAGTTTCCTACCGGATTATCATGCTTTATCTGATAAAGCGAAAGAAAAGGCAAAGCTTCTTTACTTGAATTACCCAAATAACCCGACTGGAGGTACTGCAACCCTTGAATTTTTCGAGGAAACAGTACGCTTTGCAAAAGAGCACAATATTATCGTATCACATGATTTTGCCTACGGGGCGATTGGATTCGATGGCAATAAACCTATCAGCTTCCTGCAGGCTGACGGTGCAAAAGATGTCGGCATTGAAATGTATACATTATCCAAAACGTATAATATGGCAGGCTGGCGTATTGGTTTTGCAGTTGGTAACCCAGATATTATTGCAGCTATCAACCTTATTCAAGATCATCTATTTTGTAGTCAATTCCCTGCAGTGCAACAAGCCGCAGCAGTTGCGCTTACTACTTCCCAGAGTTGTGCGGATGAGCTAAGAGCAACTTATGAACGTCGTCGAAACGTTCTTATCGAAGAAGCACAGCGAATTGGTTGGCAAGTAACCGCACCAAAAGGCTCTTTCTTTGCATGGCTCCCTGTTCCATTAGGTTATACGAGCGAGCAATTTGCCGATTTATTACTCGACAAGGCTAATATCGCCGTAGCTGCTGGCAATGGCTTTGGTCAATATGGCGAAGGTTATGTGCGAGTTGGTTTACTCGTTAGTGAAGAACGCTTACGTGAAGCAATTAGCAGAATTGAAAAATTAAACTTATTTAGTTCATGA